One Neodiprion pinetum isolate iyNeoPine1 chromosome 1, iyNeoPine1.2, whole genome shotgun sequence genomic window carries:
- the LOC124223752 gene encoding uncharacterized protein: MILSTKPLQSFCMNLKAIKLSFQGDKKRKTELIPVGRKSVSVKITTPKDQVAELLFENCTECKRIMSAVPQGVFAARKIRENKERIWLISEMNATEGGNENKGNYHSYTNAKPINQSTELTPLKYNSKLMNSIWGLYNRYSVHNFKKNTDSKDGLSSTGWRAPLGPLAPQNPVTPRMNGC; encoded by the exons ATGATATTGTCTACGAAACCTCTGCAGTCATTCTGTATGAATTTGAAAGCGATTAAACTGAGTTTTCAAGGAGATAAGAAAAGGAAGACTGAACTCATTCCTGTGGGTCGAAAATCGGTCAGCGTGAAAATCACGACTCCAAAAGATCAAGTCGCTGAACTGCTTTTCGAAAACTGTACTG agTGCAAGAGAATTATGTCTGCTGTACCACAGGGAGTATTTGCGGCGCGAAAAATCCGCGAAAACAAGGAAAGAATCTGGTTGATTTCAGAGATGAACGCTACGGAAGGTGGAAACGAGAATAAGGGGAACTATCACTCGTACACTAATGCCAAGCCGATCAATCAAA gcacCGAGTTAACACCGCTCAAGTACAATAGCAAATTGATGAACAGCATATGGGGCTTGTACAATCGCTATTCGGtgcacaatttcaaaaaaaataccgattCTAAGGATGGACTCTCTTCGACGGGCTGGCGAGCACCCTTAGGCCCTTTAGCTCCCCAGAATCCCGTCACACCCCGTATGAATGGCTGCTAG